One segment of Babesia bigemina genome assembly Bbig001, chromosome : II DNA contains the following:
- a CDS encoding programmed cell death protein,putative, producing the protein MEAEEDFPRSSEVVLQPLGEPRRRSRAAAQQAQAPSLFARPQPKRSAKLADQRGRLPTLESLEAGSLVLGSVAVVAPTGLRIHLPGGLSGFVRSSDVVDGAQAAKSRPDHVTQGSFSVGSHVVCSVLEVKNGFAYLSMRPSVINKGLSLATITPGMLLPASLVAHEDHGILLSFNLAGADDVRGFAKYDDEQTAGTPAAASEDVDADDDAKDAAAEDAKSGKGVEASGGKQAAKTNGGKQAAKKGRSFDSLRSLPLGSTVYVVVDSVNVARKLVSCKWPWQCDVPVSTDCQLPILCVRPGLLLVGEISDIHYPASALSGNAEFKVNYGFDVKCLNGLTATVPAVHSVVSYSPRRPEDNTDDGEMESDDEKEADVDASTADGKSKVKRKSKTYALPGAESDSPLGLEDHVVGRVLYVNHWQKTVYVSLLSDIVNWKGPKGHPHQLIYSGRKTYGKVLRSIPGHGVVFALCRVRNDGQLARKGGPEALNYTYGDLGYCDPSNLCDEGKDDSDKSMGAKGTSAPQIALAFSSGSVHAAAELEFDYLTRFVRVSMRESLLTETALSPFQLRGGTSVKGVITKVSNSGVSVRLSKLVHGKVQLEHLTDVPLPHVPDNMVVGGTLKLRVLRYDHVHSVLLLTAKRSMRKDPAPLTSFQQTAVGKEFLGYIWRVKRTGEKDSKAKDKVDETVYVRFYNELQTTLDQSELREAELQGLDMSHGALVRAVVTRADARRRAFYVTVRHDKMASLKALARARSKRQREIRRAECKKVFTNYVSSRKRRKAEA; encoded by the coding sequence ATGGAAGCTGAGGAAGACTTCCCTCGTTCAAGCGAGGTggtgctgcagccgctAGGGGAGCCCAGGCGGCGCAGTCGTGCCGCGGCTCAGCAGGCTCAGGCGCCCAGCCTCTTCGCGCGGCCGCAGCCGAAACGCTCGGCGAAGCTAGCCGATCAGCGGGGCCGGCTGCCCACACTCGAAAGCCTCGAAGCCGGGTCGTTGGTACTCGGCAGCGTAGCCGTCGTGGCGCCCACCGGGCTACGGATCCACCTCCCCGGCGGACTCAGCGGATTCGTGCGCTCTTCGGACGTTGTAGACGGTGCGCAGGCGGCCAAAAGCCGGCCGGACCACGTCACCCAGGGCTCATTCAGCGTAGGCTCCCACGTGGTATGCTCCGTGCTGGAGGTGAAGAACGGGTTCGCGTACCTCAGTATGCGGCCTTCTGTCATCAACAAGGGGCTATCTCTGGCCACGATTACGCCGGGGATGCTGCTGCCAGCCTCTCTGGTGGCCCACGAAGACCACGGAATCCTGCTCTCCTTCAACCTGGCGGGAGCGGACGACGTCCGGGGCTTCGCCAAGTACGACGATGAGCAgacggcaggtacacccGCCGCTGCTAGTGAGGATGTTGAcgccgatgatgatgcgaaGGATGCTGCAGCAGAGGATGCCAAATCAGGCAAGGGTGTTGAGGCCAGCGGAGGTAAACAAGCTGCCAAGACCAATGGTGGTAAACAAGCTGCCAAAAAGGGGCGCAGTTTCGATTCGTTGCGCAGCTTGCCGCTGGGTTCGACCGTGTACGTGGTCGTCGACTCCGTCAACGTCGCGCGCAAACTGGTATCGTGCAAGTGGCCGTGGCAGTGCGATGTGCCGGTATCCACGGATTGCCAGCTACCCATACTCTGCGTGCGACCAGgcctgctgctggtggGCGAGATATCGGATATACACTATCCAGCGTCCGCACTCAGCGGCAACGCGGAGTTCAAGGTGAACTACGGTTTCGACGTCAAGTGCCTCAACGGCCTGACTGCGACAGTGCCGGCGGTTCACTCAGTGGTGAGCTATTCGCCACGGCGCCCTGAAGACAACACGGATGACGGGGAAATGGAATCCGATGATGAAAAGGAGGCCGACGTTGATGCGTCCACTGCGGACGGTAAATCGAAGGTGAAACGGAAGTCGAAGACGTATGCGCTTCCAGGTGCGGAATCGGATTCGCCGTTGGGCTTAGAGGACCACGTTGTAGGACGCGTTTTGTACGTCAATCACTGGCAGAAGACGGTGTACGTGTCGCTGCTTTCCGACATAGTCAACTGGAAGGGCCCGAAGggtcaccctcaccagctGATTTATAGCGGGCGCAAGACGTAcggcaaggtgctgagAAGCATCCCCGGACACGGTGTCGTATTTGCGCTGTGCAGGGTGAGGAACGACGGGCAGCTGGCTCGGAAAGGTGGGCCCGAGGCACTGAATTACACGTATGGTGATCTCGGATACTGCGACCCGTCGAATCTGTGTGACGAAGGTAAAGACGATTCTGACAAGTCAATGGGCGCGAAGGGGACTTCAGCCCCTCAAATCGCCCTGGCATTCAGCTCTGGTAGCGTGCACGCTGCGGCCGAGCTGGAATTCGACTACCTGACGCGTTTTGTCCGTGTTAGCATGCGCGAGTCACTGCTCACCGAAACCGCGTTGTCGCCGTTTCAGCTGCGGGGTGGCACGTCGGTGAAGGGCGTGATAACCAAGGTGTCGAACTCCGGGGTCAGTGTCCGGCTGTCGAAGCTGGTCCACGGAAAGGTCCAGCTGGAGCACCTCACGGATGTCCCGTTACCGCACGTGCCGGATAACATGGTTGTAGGCGGCACTTTGAAGTTGCGGGTGTTGCGGTATGACCACGTTCACAGCGTATTGCTGCTTACGGCGAAGCGCAGCATGCGCAAGGAtcccgcccctttaacgtCGTTCCAGCAGACGGCTGTGGGCAAGGAGTTTCTGGGTTACATTTGGCGAGTTAAACGCACGGGCGAAAAGGACTCGAAGGCAAAGGATAAGGTCGACGAGACAGTGTATGTCAGATTCTACAACGAGCTGCAGACAACACTGGATCAGAGCGAGTTGCGCGAAGCGGAGCTACAAGGGCTGGACATGAGCCACGGAGCCCTCGTTAGAGCTGTGGTCACGCGGGCTGATGCCCGCCGACGCGCCTTTTACGTGACGGTAAGGCACGACAAGATGGCCTCGCTTAAGGCGCTCGCTCGCGCCCGCTCCAAGCGCCAGCGTGAGATTCGACGCGCAGAATGCAAGAAGGTATTCACCAACTACGTGAGCTCGCGCAAACGTAGAAAGGCGGAGGCCTGA
- a CDS encoding WD domain, G-beta repeat containing protein, putative, which yields MWDDAHAKRGRTSVFRPSGQVGLVCDGRATCLNVIGTTAFVVTSTLRQFTVYDAFAMRIAFVSLPLQYEIRHIATLLENVFVVLGNGAIYAFHRYDQRRIDSKHSAAVLGIEIVDGHLVTFSSKEVITYELMKPSPAPAAAKGARSAGVARPPSEHTSGTATDGKSEAVANGATSSADGGSDKGTENKSQQWIPSKTIPMSDGISIEMLIPLAGFKNKVLLASSNGQVHLCNVSTGSLIYTFRFPDPVLLHQVKEGGQGVTAMVQSKLKSNAIVAVAYRSGEVVLADIKSDQSLGTFRLSKQQQHATSMVFVYDALGMLLRGEKSAIAREALLVGAANGDIVVFDLTEFRTFGVVEHAHAGAVRNIMYVESANHIITAGTDNALVLWAMDSDKQLLRELKNRRGLIGEIGLMKTYDADELDLLVCSSADGVGYLGKASTIQQLRCSTFSTSASKNKLRPITAIATCYQRHYDWPNIATCHKNTSAVHIWSGHRRSLVEAVLRAPNVSVPATAVCISSCGNYVAVGYDNGCMHLFNLQSTNHEDEFVVKANGARSPAHPARVIMMSLLGGTQLISVSNSSEDRSIRVWDIATVALKSTYDPEIPKGAHIYLAVCGSLLTALACSDGVIYLVDVIGKMVIRTIPYGKVTSMSFHPNGSWFVANASDSTMVIYDILAACYVEYAKFTGSVLAVNIDSSGAFLNVAVDNAPGMILRYANKHVFEINAKTMLYKDLASEPVLLQLPCVVNDESDPENTRDANVPEGSDAGDVEMQVDYRSSSEPLAEGLMTLSGMNSGRLQSILFLDEIKEKSKPIEPPKAPADLPFFLPTTYKDGQLVFVEPTENSTLDEQASSTRKRIVRSSEALPDFEKLILAKVEAPKKYEDMMAFLLAQSPSGVHLALSMLSVEHKEEALTTMLKFFEYYQASRKHSDALQVLLHVFLRYHGDQLSSLGGGETCNTLARLGTSLKEDSLALQRHFERISCFIKFLTHLQME from the exons ATGTGGGACGACGCTCACGCGAAGCGTGGAAGGACGTCGGTGTTCCGGCCTTCCGGGCAGGTGGGCCTCGTCTGCGACGGCCGCGCCACCTGCCTCAACGTGATCGGCACGACGGCCTTCGTGGTGACGTCGACGCTGCGACAGTTCACAGTATACGACGCGTTTGCGATGCGGATCGCATTCGTGTCGCTGCCGCTACAGTACGAAATCCGGCATATCGCAACCCTGTTGGAAAATGTGTTCGTCGTTCTGGGCAACGGGGCAATCTACGCATTCCACCGATACGACCAGCGCCGTATCGACAGTAAGCACTcggcggcggtgctggGCATCGAAATCGTGGACGGGCACCTCGTTACCTTCAGCAGCAAGGAGGTGATCACGTACGAGCTTATGAAGCCTAGCCCAGCTCCAGCGGCGGCCAAGGGTGCCCGGAGCGCTGGTGTGGCACGACCGCCAAGTGAACACACGAGCGGCACTGCAACTGACGGTAaaagtgaagcagtggctAATGGCGCCACGAGTAGCGCTGATGGCGGTAGTGATAAGGGAACTGAGAACAAAAGCCAGCAATGGATACCCAGCAAGACGATACCCATGTCGGACGGGATATCCATCGAGATGCTTATCCCGCTCGCCGGGTTCAAGAATAAGGTGCTATTAGCGTCGAGCAACGGCCAGGTGCATCTCTGCAACGTCTCCACGGGGAGTCTCATATACACGTTCCGCTTCCCCGacccggtgctgctgcaccagGTTAAGGAGGGCGGGCAGGGAGTCACGGCGATGGTCCAGTCCAAGCTCAAATCGAACGCTATCGTCGCTGTGGCGTACCGGAGCGGCGAGGTGGTGCTGGCGGACATCAAGTCTGACCAGTCGCTGGGCACGTTCCGCCTGTCGAAGCAGCAGCAACATGCGACGTCCATGGTGTTCGTCTACGACGCCCTGGGGATGCTGCTGCGTGGCGAGAAAAGCGCGATTGCACGAGAAGCGTTGCTGGTAGGTGCCGCGAACGGCGACATTGTGGTTTTCGACCTCACGGAATTCCGGACCTTCGGCGTGGTTGAGCATGCCCACGCAGGCGCGGTGCGCAACATCATGTACGTCGAAAGCGCCAACCACATCATCACCGCGGGAACCGACAACGCGTTGGTGCTGTGGGCGATGGACTCCGACAAGCAGCTTCTGCGCGAACTCAAGAACCGCCGGGGGCTCATCGGCGAAATCGGCTTGATGAAAACATACGACGCCGACGAGCTTGACTTGCTGGTATGCAGCAGCGCTGATGGCGTGGGGTACCTGGGAAAGGCGTCGACCATTCAGCAGTTGCGATGCAGCACATTCTCCACCAGCGCCTCGAAGAATAAACTGAGGCCCATCACCGCAATCGCAACCTGCTACCAGAGGCACTACGACTGGCCCAATATCGCAACGTGCCACAAAAACACCTCGGCAGTGCATATTTGGAGCGGACATCGGCGGTCACTGGTGGAGGCGGTCTTGCGCGCGCCCAACGTCTCGGTGCCAGCCACGGCGGTTTGcatcagcagctgcggcaaCTACGTCGCCGTCGGCTACGACAATGGGTGCATGCATCTCTTCAATCTGCAG AGCACAAACCACGAGGACGAGTTCGTCGTTAAAGCGAATGGCGCACGTTCGCCGGCGCACCCGGCACGCGTGATCATGATGTCGCTGCTGGGAGGCACGCAACTGATTTCGGTGTCGAACTCCAGCGAG GACCGTTCCATCCGCGTGTGGGACATCGCTACTGTCGCCCTTAAGAGCACCTACGACCCCGAGATACCCAAAGGTGCCCACATCTACCTCGCTGTTTGCGGA AGCTTGCTCACTGCGCTGGCGTGCTCCGACGGCGTGATATACCTGGTTGACGTCATCGGCAAGATGGTGATCCGCACCATTCCGTATGGAAAGGTGACCTCCATGTCGTTTCACCCCAACGGCAGCTGGTTCGTTGCCAATGCTAGCGATTCTACCATGGTGATTTATGACATCCTGGCCGCTTGCTACGTGGAGTACGCCAAGTTCACTGGTAGCGTGCTAGCGGTCAACATCGACTCGTCCGGCGCCTTCCTGAACGTGGCGGTGGACAACGCGCCGGGCATGATCCTCCGGTACGCAAACAAGCACGTCTTCGAAATCAACGCCAAAACTATGCTGTACAAGGATTTGGCGTCGGAGCCCGTGTTGCTCCAGCTGCCGTGCGTGGTAAACGACGAGTCGGATCCCGAGAACACCAGAGACGCCAACGTGCCAGAGGGGTCGGACgctggcgatgtggagatGCAGGTGGACTACCGCTCCTCCAGCGAGCCGCTGGCGGAAGGCTTGATGACGCTCTCCGGAATGAATTCGGGGCGTCTGCAGAGCATCCTCTTTTTGGATGAGATCAAGGAGAAGAGCAAGCCTATAGAGCCGCCAAAGGCCCCTGCGGACCTGCCATTCTTCTTGCCGACGACGTACAAGGACGGGCAGCTGGTCTTCGTGGAGCCCACAGAAAACAGCACGCTCGACGAACAGGCGTCTAGCACGAGAAAGCGCATTGTACGCTCGTCGGAAGCGCTTCCAGACTTCGAGAAACTTATTCTGGCAAAGGTGGAGGCGCCAAAGAAATATGAAG ACATGATGGCCTTTTTGCTGGCACAGTCGCCTTCCGGGGTGCACCTGGCGCTGTCTATGCTGAGCGTTGAGCATAAG gaggagGCGCTGACGACAATGCTGAAGTTCTTCGAGTACTATCAGGCCAGCCGCAAGCACTCCGATGCCTTGCAGGTgttgctgcacgtgttccTGCGCTATCACGGCGACCAACTGAGTAGCCTCGGGGGCGGAGAAACGTGCAACACACTGGCGCGCCTGGGAACTTCCCTGAAGGAGGATAGTCTGGCGTTGCAGCGGCACTTCGAACGCATCTCGTGCTTCATCAAGTTCCTGACGCACCTCCAGATGGAATGA
- a CDS encoding T-complex protein 1 delta subunit, putative produces MSKVAAEAPAPAAKSGVWNRNEKQTDVRKQNIIAARAVADMIRTSMGPRGMDKMIQDGKAGVVVTNDGATILKELRLAHPTAKMMVELSKSQDVEAGDGTTTVIVVCGALLEMADNLLNQGIHPQTVANSFKMAVEKCEELMEEIAQPISLDDKETLTNIAAISLHSKVVSTNASLLAPIAVDSVLAVMDEKDSTNVDLNNIRVVKSIGGTVEDTEMVNGLVLTQQKIIRVASGPTRVVNAKVGLIQFCLSPPKTDMENTIVVKDYQSIDRIMREERLITARMVKQIAATGCNVLLIQKSILRDAVTDLSLDYLAKAKIMVIKDIEREDIEFITRAIGCEEVASLDHFTKEKLGTAELVESEFEGGQQIVKITGVNMKKTASVLVRASNSLMLDEAERSLHDALCVVRCLVKKRAIVAGGGATEMALSQRLGAWARTLHGVEQVCIKAFAEALEVVPYTLAENAGLHPLKVITELRNRHLEEGGTKFGINSKKGAVSNMMDDKVIQPMLVTLSALKLATETVMMILKIDDIVLCR; encoded by the exons ATGTCGAAGGTCGCAGCTGAGGCCCCGGCGCCTGCCGCCAAGAGCGGTGTGTGGAACCGCAACGAAAAACAGACCGACGTGCGCAAGCAgaacatcatcgccgcgcgAG CCGTCGCCGACATGATCCGCACCTCCATGGGCCCGAGGGGCATGGACAAGATGATCCAGGACGGCAAGGCTGGCGTCGTTGTGACCAATGACGGCGCCACTATACTGAAGGAGCTCCGTCTGGCGCACCCTACTGCCAAAATG ATGGTCGAGTTGAGCAAGTCACAGGATGTGGAGGCCGGAGACGGCACCACtaccgtcatcgtcgtGTGCGGCGCTCTGCTCGAGATGGCCGACAACCTGCTGAACCAAGGCATCCACCCGCAGACTGTGGCCAACAGCTTCAAGATGGCCGTCGAGAAGTGCGAGGAACTGATGGAGGAGATCGCGCAACCCATCAGCCTGGACGACAAGGAGACGCTGACCAACATCGCTGCCATCTCTCTGCACTCGAAGGTGGTCTCCACCAACGCCTCGCTGCTGGCCCCAATCGCCGTGGACAGCGTGCTCGCGGTCATGGACGAGAAGGactcgaccaacgtggaccTGAACAACATCCGCGTGGTCAAGAGCATCGGCGGCACCGTGGAGGACACCGAAATGGTGAACGGCCTGGTGCTGACGCAGCAGAAGATCATCCGCGTCGCAAGCGGCCCCACCCGCGTGGTGAACGCCAAGGTCGGGCTAATCCAATTCTGCCTGTCGCCGCCCAAGACCGACATGGAGAACACGATTGTCGTGAAGGACTACCAGTCCATCGACCGTATCATGCGCGAGGAAAGGCTCATCACTGCTCGCATGGTCAAGCAGATTGCTGCGACCGGctgcaacgtgctgctcATCCAGAAGTCCATTTTGAGGGACGCCGTCACCGACCTGTCGCTTGACTACCTGGCTAAGGCCAAGATCATGGTCATCAAGGACATCGAGCGCGAGGACATCGAGTTCATCACGCGCGCCATCGGTTGCGAGGAGGTTGCCAGCCTGGACCACTTCACGAAGGAGAAGCTGGGGACGGCGGAGCTTGTGGAGTCCGAGTTCGAGGGCGGCCAGCAGATCGTCAAGATAACCGGCGTCAACATGAAGAAGACCGCGTCTGTGCTCGTTCGCGCCTCCAACAGCCTGATGCTGGACGAGGCTGAGCGTTCGCTGCACGACGCCCTTTGTGTGGTGCGTTGTCTCGTGAAGAAGCGCGCCATCgtggccggcggcggcgccacgGAGATGGCGCTGTCCCAGAGGCTTGGGGCGTGGGCCCGCACGCTGCACggcgtggagcaggtctgcATCAAGGCATTCGCAGAGGCCCTGGAGGTCGTGCCGTACACCCTGGCTGAGAACGCCGGGCTGCACCCCCTCAAGGTCATCACCGAGCTGCGCAACAGGCACTTGGAGGAGGGCGGCACCAAGTTCGGCATCAACTCCAAGAAGGGCGCCGTGTCGAACATGATGGACGACAAGGTGATCCAGCCCATGTTGGTGACGCTGTCCGCGCTGAAGCTGGCCACTGAGACCGTGATGATGATCCTCAAGATTGACGACATTGTGCTCTGCCGCTAA
- a CDS encoding RNA-binding protein, putative, protein MSVTGPSANITAIERLSELELQQGIIGPSSWHHQYKDSCYIYIGGLDKRMTEGDIVIVFSQFGEPIDVHLKRDRKTGASLGYCFLGYKDQRSTILAVDNFNGCTLLGRRIRVDHVLDYKAPVEYEDEEDDEGNKIRKEYTPTGAEGQGIGKYYVTSSEAVLREAHHHRPKPQSNPQDNLDEDERWAQEFEASLRKDSTPDDDAKKHDRRSSSRSRHRHRERSRERHRKREDRERRRSRSRDRSRHEHRSDRRDRHRDSRRYR, encoded by the exons ATGTCGGTGACCGGCCCTTCGGCGAACATAACGGCCATCGAGCGCCTATCGGAGCtcgagctgcagcaggggATCATAGGACCATCGTCGTGGCACCACCAGTACAAGGATTCCTGCTATATCTACATCG GCGGATTAGACAAGCGCATGACGGAAGGTGATATCGTCATCGTCTTCTCGCAGTTCGGAGAGCCCATCGACGTGCATCTAAAGCGCGATCGGAAGACAG GCGCATCGCTCGGGTACTGCTTCCTGGGCTACAAGGACCAGCGCAGCACCATCCTGGCGGTCGACAACTTCAACGGCTGCACGCTGCTGGGCAGACGCATACGCGTGGACCACGTGCTGGACTACAAGGCTCCAGTGGAATACGAGGACGAG GAGGATGACGAGGGGAACAAGATTCGCAAGGAGTATACTCCCACGGGCGCCGAAGGCCAGGGTATTGGAAAGTACTACGTGACCTCTAGCGAAGCGGTGCTGCGCGAGGCACACCACCACCGTCCCAAGCCGCAAAGCAACCCTCAGGACAACCTGGATGAGGACGAGCGATGGGCTCAAGAATTCGAGGCATCGTTGCGGAAAGACAGTACGCCCGACGATGACGCGAAAAAACATGACCGACGATCGTCATCGCGTAGTAGACACCGCCACCGCGAAAGGTCACGTGAAAGACACAGGAAAAGGGAGGACCGGGAGAGGCGACGCAGCAGGAGCCGCGACCGCTCCAGGCACGAGCACCGCAGTGACAGACGCGACCGCCACCGGGACAGCAGACGTTATCGATAA
- a CDS encoding Protein RRP5 homolog — translation MGSLGKSANRRVPGKSVKRKSDKKDKTAKQTVESEYEPVSWDLADDILSQVAADKEQPAAPAVEKPSKPKKKRARVEATKFDHSAELAKESKIRESEQRIAEEELAETPDSVLGFEKRVVAGGNSAALWMEYMAFHLKNGSLEGAREVVRRGLERIDFRALQERQTLWVAYLNMECLFGDRVKEVFQESLRFNHPKTMHLKLVNIFVKNRRFEDAVEICDSALKKFGKSKKVWNTYLRLLYEHVRDFEAARQVYEKCLVRIPSHKKVYMITSTALLEFKHASADRGQMLFENLLLDNPRRMDVWMQYICAYIKFQLEGSGKKRPEALRAVRNLFLRIITLDLKPKKMKVIFQKWLEFECTHGDDKSKALVQQKALEYVEHVEAKLKPQV, via the exons ATGGGCTCCCTGGGCAAGAGCGCCAATAGGCGCGTCCCCGGCAAATCCGTGAAGCGGAAGTCGGACAAGAAAGATAAAACCGCCAAGCAGACGGTGGAATCCGAGTATGAGCCGGTGTCTTGGGACCTCGCGGATGACATTCTATCGCAAGTGGCAGCCGACAAAGAGCAGCCAGCCGCTCCAGCGGTTGAAAAACCCAGCAAACCCAAAAAGAAACGCGCTCGTGTGGAAGCGACCAAATTCGACCACTCCGCCGAG CTGGCCAAGGAATCGAAGATTCGGGAGTCGGAGCAGCGCATCGCAGAGGAAGAGCTCGCGGAAACTCCTGACAGCGTACTCGGGTTTGAGAAGCGCGTAGTGGCAGGCGGCAACTCGGCTGCGCTCTGGATGGAGTACATGGCCTTCCACCTGAAGAACGGCAGCCTGGAGGGTGCACGCGAAGTGGTCCGACGAGGGCTGGAGCGCATCGATTTCCGAGCGCTGCAGGAGCGACAGACGCTATGGGTCGCCTACCTCAACATGGAGTGCCTGTTCGGCGACCGCGTCAAGGAGGTGTTCCAGGAGTCGCTCCGTTTCAACCACCCCAAGACAATGCACCTCAAGCTGGTGAACATTTTTGTCAAGAACAGGCGTTTCGAGGACGCGGTCGAAATATGCGATTCGGCGCTCAAGAAGTTCGGAAAATCGAAAAAG GTATGGAATACCTATCTGCGGCTGCTGTACGAGCACGTGCGTGACTTCGAGGCGGCCAGGCAGGTCTACGAAAAGTGCCTGGTCCGTATACCGAGCCACAAGAAGGTTTACATGATCACGTCGACCGCATTGCTCGAGTTCAAGCATGCGTCTGCCGACCG cgggCAGATGCTGTTTGAGAATTTGTTGCTGGACAACCCGCGGCGCATGGACGTCTGGATGCAGTACATCTGCGCGTACATAAAGTTCCAGCTGGAGGGCTCGGGGAAGAAGCGCCCTGAGGCGCTCCGTGCGGTGCGCAACCTCTTCCTGCGGATCATCACGCTGGACCTGAAACCAAAGAAGATGAAGGTCATCTTCCAGAA GTGGCTGGAGTTCGAATGCACCCACGGCGACGACAAGTCGAAGGCGCTGGTTCAGCAGAAGGCGCTGGAGTACGTGGAGCACGTGGAGGCGAAGCTGAAGCCACAGGTGTAA